From a single Streptomyces sp. 1331.2 genomic region:
- a CDS encoding alpha/beta hydrolase has translation MTITDEDCLPETLAFNAQFEAAAASRPARGRGLDPATLALLRRNRLAGDAPPLRLPQGRDRTVGGGVKVRVFVPERVEGVYLHIHGGGWAFGSADGQDERLWHLAEQARLAVVSVDYRLAPEHPFPAGPDDCEAAARWLVQHAAAEFGTERLLIGGESAGAHLSVVTLLRLRDRHGITGAFRAAQLLFGPYDLSMTPSQRAFGPRPLLSNTDALHGSYALFTPGMGEEERRSPEVSPLFADLTGLPSARIVVGTEDPLLDDSLFLAARWEAAGAPVQLGVVAGAMHGFTLFPLAVTERELRRERDFLAFAGR, from the coding sequence ATGACGATCACCGATGAGGACTGCCTGCCCGAAACCCTCGCCTTCAACGCGCAGTTCGAGGCCGCCGCCGCGAGCCGCCCGGCTCGCGGACGGGGGCTCGACCCGGCCACCCTGGCGCTGCTGCGGCGCAACCGGCTCGCCGGGGACGCACCGCCGCTGCGGCTGCCGCAGGGCCGGGACCGCACGGTCGGGGGCGGGGTGAAGGTGCGGGTCTTCGTGCCGGAGCGCGTCGAGGGCGTGTACCTCCACATCCACGGCGGCGGTTGGGCGTTCGGGTCCGCGGACGGGCAGGACGAGCGACTGTGGCACCTCGCCGAGCAGGCGCGGCTGGCCGTGGTGAGCGTCGACTACCGCCTCGCTCCGGAGCACCCGTTCCCCGCCGGGCCCGACGACTGCGAGGCCGCCGCCCGGTGGCTGGTGCAGCACGCGGCGGCCGAGTTCGGCACCGAACGGCTGCTGATCGGCGGGGAGTCGGCCGGCGCCCACCTCAGTGTCGTGACGCTGCTGCGGCTGCGCGACCGGCACGGCATCACCGGCGCGTTCCGGGCCGCCCAGCTGCTGTTCGGCCCCTACGACCTGTCGATGACGCCGAGCCAGCGCGCCTTCGGACCGCGCCCGTTGCTGAGCAACACCGATGCCCTCCACGGCAGTTACGCCCTGTTCACGCCCGGGATGGGAGAGGAGGAGCGCCGCAGCCCGGAGGTCTCGCCGCTGTTCGCCGACCTGACGGGGCTGCCGTCCGCCCGGATCGTCGTCGGCACCGAGGACCCGCTGCTGGACGACTCGCTGTTCCTGGCCGCCCGGTGGGAGGCGGCCGGCGCGCCCGTGCAACTCGGCGTCGTCGCGGGCGCGATGCACGGCTTCACCCTGTTCCCGCTGGCCGTCACCGAGCGGGAACTGCGGCGGGAGCGGGACTTCCTGGCCTTTGCAGGACGGTAG
- a CDS encoding helix-turn-helix transcriptional regulator has product MAGPAAAAARELARRIVTLPRPGDSAIRTAVERALAEGTVLLLSYRDAAGHESDRAVEPAGLLAADGRWYLIAWCRTRRAGRGFRLDRITAAAPTGERAQPHDLAELLSGSAAAGAVRPTALGPLPVAIA; this is encoded by the coding sequence ATGGCCGGCCCCGCGGCAGCGGCGGCCCGGGAACTCGCCCGGCGGATCGTCACGCTGCCCAGGCCGGGCGACTCCGCGATCCGTACGGCCGTGGAACGGGCCCTCGCCGAGGGCACGGTGCTGCTGCTGTCCTACCGCGACGCGGCCGGGCACGAGAGCGACCGGGCCGTCGAACCGGCCGGGCTGCTCGCCGCCGACGGCCGCTGGTACCTCATCGCCTGGTGCCGCACCCGCCGGGCCGGCCGCGGCTTCCGGCTGGACCGGATCACGGCCGCGGCCCCGACCGGCGAACGGGCGCAGCCCCACGACCTGGCCGAACTGCTCAGCGGCTCGGCCGCCGCGGGTGCCGTACGGCCCACCGCGCTGGGCCCGCTCCCGGTGGCAATAGCCTGA
- a CDS encoding DsbA family oxidoreductase yields the protein MRVEVWSDINCPWCYIGKARFEQALEAFPHREEVEVVHRSFELDPRAPRQARPVIPLLAAKYGMSLEQAEAAEARIAENARGEGLPYLSGGRDAANSFDMHRLLHFAKEHGRQAQLLDALYRANFAEERSAFEEGRLVELAVEAGLDGEAAAAVLADPEAYAEAVREDETTASAMGATGVPFFVLDRRLGVSGAQPAETFTRALEQAWESRVTAPLTPLTPKQ from the coding sequence GTGCGCGTCGAAGTGTGGAGTGACATCAACTGCCCGTGGTGCTACATCGGCAAGGCCCGGTTCGAGCAGGCTCTGGAGGCGTTCCCGCACCGCGAGGAGGTCGAGGTCGTCCACCGCTCCTTCGAGCTGGACCCGCGCGCCCCGCGCCAGGCCCGTCCGGTCATCCCGCTGCTCGCCGCCAAGTACGGGATGAGCCTGGAGCAGGCCGAGGCGGCGGAGGCGCGGATCGCCGAGAACGCCCGCGGCGAGGGCCTGCCGTACCTGAGCGGCGGGCGCGACGCGGCGAACTCCTTCGACATGCACCGCCTGCTGCACTTCGCCAAGGAGCACGGCCGGCAGGCGCAGCTGCTGGACGCCCTGTACCGGGCGAACTTCGCCGAGGAGCGCTCGGCGTTCGAGGAGGGGCGGCTGGTCGAGCTGGCCGTCGAGGCGGGCCTGGACGGCGAGGCGGCGGCCGCCGTCCTGGCCGATCCGGAGGCCTACGCGGAGGCGGTGCGCGAGGACGAGACCACGGCGAGCGCGATGGGGGCGACGGGCGTGCCGTTCTTCGTCCTGGACCGGCGGCTCGGCGTCTCGGGCGCCCAGCCTGCGGAAACGTTCACCCGGGCCCTGGAGCAGGCCTGGGAGAGCCGCGTCACGGCGCCGCTGACGCCCCTCACGCCGAAGCAGTGA
- a CDS encoding DUF6215 domain-containing protein gives MESDTAGAADNVDQVTADTEGTEPTQGAGQVADHVDDAGRDGARRKDRAGLQLAAAVVLVAGVMAGLWGMGLLGTPPAEDEKPVACDAARPTDRPGYPALCAALNRPDLPALLGTPEDRVTTAHPAPIVFGNDVMVEVRLKSTVATLMDGNTSVEDMLGMPQFFAKPATVLGHPAATYWSNAMPLIPGPDAKAGPATRNLVVAQDPKAPGGRAYEFVVFRQDGRSPDEAALNRLAETILPTLPGWIPAP, from the coding sequence GTGGAAAGCGACACGGCCGGCGCGGCCGACAACGTCGACCAGGTCACGGCGGACACGGAAGGCACGGAGCCCACGCAAGGCGCCGGCCAGGTCGCCGACCACGTCGACGACGCCGGCCGGGACGGCGCCCGGCGCAAGGACCGGGCCGGCCTGCAGCTGGCGGCCGCGGTGGTGCTGGTCGCCGGTGTGATGGCCGGCCTGTGGGGGATGGGCCTCCTCGGCACTCCCCCGGCGGAGGACGAGAAGCCGGTCGCCTGTGACGCCGCCCGGCCGACGGACCGGCCCGGGTACCCGGCGCTGTGCGCCGCGCTCAACCGCCCCGACCTGCCCGCCCTGCTGGGCACTCCGGAGGACCGCGTCACCACCGCGCACCCGGCGCCCATCGTCTTCGGCAACGACGTCATGGTGGAGGTGCGCCTCAAGTCCACCGTCGCCACCCTGATGGACGGCAACACCTCGGTCGAGGACATGCTCGGCATGCCGCAGTTCTTCGCCAAGCCGGCCACCGTCCTCGGCCACCCCGCCGCGACCTACTGGTCCAACGCGATGCCACTCATCCCCGGCCCCGACGCGAAGGCCGGCCCCGCGACGCGGAACCTGGTCGTCGCGCAGGATCCCAAGGCTCCCGGCGGCCGGGCCTACGAGTTCGTCGTCTTCCGCCAGGACGGCCGCTCTCCCGACGAAGCGGCCCTCAACCGGCTCGCCGAAACGATCCTGCCCACCCTCCCCGGCTGGATCCCGGCACCGTAG
- a CDS encoding DinB family protein encodes MPAPSPRLSDPQDLLLGYLDHLRAMIAAKIAAMPEADLRTSLLPSGWSPLELLKHLVHMERRWLRWGFLGEPVPAPHGDKDASGRWHVGPDETAAELIAALHAGGEQTRAIVTGTPLATDSATGGRFPADGQAQPPTLGWILFHVLQEYARHSGHLDIVHELGSGAPHPAG; translated from the coding sequence GTGCCCGCACCGAGCCCGCGCCTGTCCGACCCCCAGGACCTCCTGCTCGGCTACCTCGACCACCTCCGCGCGATGATCGCCGCCAAGATCGCGGCCATGCCCGAGGCCGACCTGCGCACCAGCCTCCTGCCCTCGGGCTGGAGCCCGCTCGAACTGCTCAAGCACCTGGTCCACATGGAACGGCGATGGCTGCGCTGGGGCTTCCTCGGCGAGCCCGTACCGGCACCGCACGGCGACAAGGACGCCTCCGGGCGGTGGCACGTCGGCCCGGACGAGACCGCGGCCGAGCTGATCGCGGCCCTGCACGCCGGAGGCGAGCAGACCCGCGCCATCGTCACCGGAACGCCCCTCGCCACCGACAGCGCCACCGGGGGCCGCTTCCCCGCCGACGGCCAGGCGCAGCCGCCGACGCTCGGCTGGATCCTCTTCCACGTCCTGCAGGAGTACGCACGCCACTCGGGCCATCTCGACATCGTGCACGAGCTCGGTTCGGGGGCGCCCCACCCCGCCGGGTAG
- a CDS encoding TetR/AcrR family transcriptional regulator, giving the protein MATDRSSAGDPARTLALLWGLTAEEKPGRRGPRQARSTGEIAAVAIALADAEGVDAVTMRRVAQELGLSPMALYTYVPGKAELLDLMLDTVYATMPRSTPADQGWRARVTAVADDNRALHAAHPWVAAVSTSRPPLGPGLMAKYEYELRAFEGTGLPDVELDAALTHLLGFVQTCARMAADERGARQDSAMTDEQWWAANADLLARVFDPERYPVAARVGAAAGAAHGGAYSPDHAYAFGLARVLDGLAALVKER; this is encoded by the coding sequence ATGGCCACCGACCGCAGCAGCGCAGGAGATCCGGCGCGTACCCTCGCCCTGCTCTGGGGGCTCACCGCCGAGGAGAAGCCCGGTCGGCGCGGGCCCCGGCAGGCGCGTTCGACCGGTGAGATCGCCGCCGTCGCCATCGCCCTCGCGGACGCCGAGGGCGTGGACGCCGTCACCATGCGCCGGGTCGCGCAGGAGCTCGGTCTCTCCCCGATGGCGCTCTACACCTACGTGCCCGGCAAGGCCGAACTGCTCGACCTGATGCTGGACACCGTCTACGCCACGATGCCCCGCAGCACCCCCGCCGACCAGGGCTGGCGGGCCCGGGTCACCGCCGTCGCGGACGACAACCGCGCGCTCCACGCCGCCCACCCGTGGGTCGCCGCCGTCTCCACCAGCCGGCCGCCGCTGGGCCCCGGCCTGATGGCCAAGTACGAGTACGAGCTGCGCGCCTTCGAGGGCACCGGCCTGCCCGACGTCGAACTCGACGCCGCGCTCACCCACCTGCTCGGCTTCGTGCAGACCTGCGCCCGGATGGCCGCCGACGAGCGCGGCGCCCGGCAGGACAGCGCGATGACCGACGAGCAGTGGTGGGCCGCCAACGCCGACCTGCTCGCCCGGGTCTTCGACCCCGAGCGCTACCCGGTGGCCGCCCGCGTCGGAGCCGCCGCCGGCGCGGCGCACGGCGGCGCGTACAGCCCGGACCACGCGTACGCCTTCGGCCTGGCCCGCGTCCTGGACGGCCTGGCGGCCCTGGTCAAGGAGCGGTAG
- a CDS encoding ABC transporter ATP-binding protein produces MTKAPVTGDVTESAGGPGAEPRPAPVPVPPASPAASPSASTADDVIRTRGLTKRFRGGQLAVDGLDLSVPRGSVFGFLGPNGSGKTTTIRMLMGLIAPTSGTATVLGESMPQSVATVLPRVGALIEGPALYGFLSGRDNLARFDAADPTADPRTRRRRVDAALERVGLAAAAGKKARAYSLGMKQRLGLASALLQPRELLVLDEPTNGLDPQGMREIRALVREVAAEGTTVFLSSHLLDEIEQVCTHAAVMSRGRLVVQGTVAELAARAQGRLVVRTPDVARAAEVLAAHQVTGLVPGEERVDGEVGERGDEALPRLCAALVEAGVRVHGFGLERGTLEDAFVALTGEGFDVAG; encoded by the coding sequence ATGACCAAGGCTCCCGTAACGGGGGACGTTACGGAGTCGGCCGGGGGTCCGGGCGCCGAGCCGCGCCCGGCCCCCGTTCCCGTTCCTCCCGCCTCTCCCGCTGCCTCTCCCTCCGCTTCCACCGCCGATGACGTGATCAGGACCCGCGGCCTGACCAAGCGCTTCCGGGGCGGCCAGCTCGCCGTGGACGGCCTGGACCTGTCCGTGCCGCGCGGCTCCGTCTTCGGCTTCCTGGGCCCCAACGGCTCCGGCAAGACCACCACCATCCGGATGCTGATGGGCCTGATCGCCCCCACCTCGGGCACGGCCACCGTCCTCGGCGAGTCGATGCCGCAGTCCGTCGCCACCGTGCTGCCCCGGGTCGGCGCGCTGATCGAGGGCCCGGCGCTGTACGGCTTCCTCTCCGGCCGGGACAACCTGGCCCGCTTCGACGCCGCCGACCCGACCGCCGATCCGCGCACAAGGCGCCGGCGGGTCGACGCGGCGCTGGAGCGAGTCGGCCTGGCCGCGGCGGCGGGCAAGAAGGCCCGCGCGTACTCGCTGGGCATGAAGCAACGCCTGGGCCTCGCCTCCGCACTGCTGCAGCCGCGCGAGCTGCTGGTGCTGGACGAGCCCACCAACGGGCTGGACCCGCAGGGCATGCGGGAGATCCGGGCGCTGGTCCGGGAGGTCGCGGCGGAGGGCACCACGGTGTTCCTCTCCTCGCACCTGCTGGACGAGATCGAGCAGGTCTGCACCCACGCGGCGGTGATGTCCCGGGGCCGGCTGGTGGTACAGGGCACCGTCGCCGAGCTGGCCGCCCGGGCGCAGGGCCGGCTGGTGGTCCGCACCCCGGACGTGGCCCGGGCCGCCGAGGTGCTGGCGGCCCACCAGGTCACCGGCCTGGTGCCCGGCGAGGAGCGGGTGGACGGCGAGGTGGGCGAGCGCGGCGACGAGGCGCTGCCCAGGCTGTGCGCGGCGCTGGTCGAGGCCGGGGTACGGGTGCACGGCTTCGGGCTGGAGCGGGGCACGTTGGAGGACGCCTTCGTGGCGCTGACCGGGGAGGGTTTCGATGTCGCAGGCTGA
- a CDS encoding ABC transporter permease has translation MSQAEALPLRTGRRPQTAAGFLALFRNELHLTFRRLRTKVLLGILAVLPVLIGVVVKLNTDSPHEGGGGPSFIAQTTQNGLFLVFTALAVALPVFLPMTVGVVAGDSVAGEAATGTLRYLLVAPAGRTRLLAAKFTAGLVFCLAATAAVALAALATGAALFPLGEVTLLSGDTIGLADALLRALLVAGVVALSLAGLVAIGLFVSTLTGSGIAAMAATVGLVITVQILDAFPQLDAVRPFLFTHYWLSFSDLLREPMYWDGVLKDLGLQAAYVAVFGSAAWARFTSRDISA, from the coding sequence ATGTCGCAGGCTGAGGCGCTTCCCTTGCGCACGGGCCGGCGGCCGCAGACCGCGGCCGGGTTCCTGGCGCTGTTCCGCAACGAGCTGCACCTGACCTTCCGCCGGCTGCGCACCAAGGTGCTGCTGGGGATCCTGGCGGTGCTGCCGGTCCTGATCGGGGTGGTCGTCAAGCTCAACACCGACAGCCCGCACGAGGGCGGCGGTGGCCCGAGCTTCATCGCGCAGACCACCCAGAACGGGCTGTTCCTGGTGTTCACGGCGCTGGCCGTGGCGCTGCCGGTCTTCCTGCCGATGACGGTCGGCGTGGTCGCCGGGGACTCGGTGGCGGGCGAGGCGGCCACCGGGACGCTGCGCTACCTGCTGGTCGCCCCGGCCGGGCGGACCCGGCTGCTGGCCGCCAAGTTCACCGCCGGGCTGGTGTTCTGCCTGGCCGCGACGGCGGCGGTCGCGCTGGCGGCCCTGGCCACCGGCGCCGCGCTCTTCCCGCTCGGCGAGGTCACGCTGCTCTCCGGGGACACCATCGGCCTCGCCGACGCGCTGCTGCGCGCGTTGCTGGTCGCCGGGGTGGTCGCGCTCTCGCTGGCCGGACTGGTGGCGATCGGGCTGTTCGTCTCCACCCTCACCGGCAGCGGGATCGCGGCGATGGCGGCCACCGTCGGGCTGGTGATCACCGTCCAGATCCTGGACGCCTTCCCGCAGCTGGACGCGGTCAGGCCGTTCCTGTTCACGCACTACTGGCTCAGCTTCTCGGACCTGTTGCGGGAGCCGATGTACTGGGACGGCGTGCTGAAGGACCTCGGCCTGCAGGCCGCCTACGTCGCCGTGTTCGGCTCGGCGGCCTGGGCGCGCTTCACCAGCCGGGACATCAGCGCGTGA
- a CDS encoding SDR family oxidoreductase, with protein MYVVTGATGQLGRLVVEGLLATVPASEIAVLVRSAAKAEEWAKQGVRVHEADYNRPETLAGAFAAGDRVLLISGNELGSRESQHGAVIDAAKAAGVALLAYTSILGTATFRLGDEHKATEDLLLASGLPYALLRNGWYTENYLGDVSGTLERGVVLGSAGDGRVATAPRRDYADAAVAVLTGAGDGHENAVYELSGDAAWSLSELAAELAQASGKPVVHRDVTPAEHRAVLVGAGVPEGFADVVVDVDAGIARGELAATPGDLARLIGRPTVPLAESVRTALSS; from the coding sequence ATGTACGTCGTCACCGGAGCCACCGGACAGCTCGGCCGACTGGTCGTGGAGGGCCTGCTGGCCACCGTCCCGGCGAGCGAGATCGCCGTCCTGGTCCGCTCCGCCGCCAAGGCCGAGGAGTGGGCGAAGCAGGGGGTGCGGGTCCACGAGGCGGACTACAACCGGCCCGAGACGCTTGCCGGGGCCTTCGCGGCCGGCGACCGGGTGCTGCTGATCTCCGGGAACGAGCTCGGCAGCCGGGAGTCCCAGCACGGCGCGGTGATCGACGCGGCGAAGGCCGCCGGGGTCGCGCTGCTCGCGTACACCAGCATCCTGGGCACGGCGACCTTCCGGCTGGGCGACGAGCACAAGGCGACCGAGGACCTGCTGCTCGCCTCCGGCCTGCCGTACGCGCTGCTGCGCAACGGCTGGTACACCGAGAACTACCTGGGCGACGTGTCCGGCACGCTGGAGCGGGGCGTGGTGCTCGGCAGCGCGGGGGACGGCCGGGTGGCGACCGCCCCGCGCCGGGACTACGCGGACGCGGCCGTCGCGGTCCTGACCGGCGCGGGCGACGGCCACGAGAACGCGGTGTACGAGCTGAGCGGCGACGCCGCCTGGAGCCTGTCCGAGCTGGCGGCCGAGCTGGCGCAGGCCTCGGGCAAGCCGGTCGTGCACCGGGACGTCACCCCGGCCGAGCACCGTGCGGTGCTGGTGGGCGCGGGGGTGCCCGAGGGCTTCGCCGACGTGGTCGTGGACGTGGACGCCGGCATCGCGCGCGGCGAGCTGGCCGCCACCCCGGGCGACCTGGCCCGGCTGATCGGCCGCCCGACCGTGCCGCTGGCCGAGTCCGTCCGCACGGCGCTGAGCTCCTGA
- the rarD gene encoding EamA family transporter RarD, translated as MPQTDQQDSGRGLWYGFAAYGIWGLFPLFWPLLEPGAADDILANRMVWSLVAVVLLLVAQRHWGWIRPLLRQPRRIAMLACAAAVISVNWGVYIWAVNAGHVVETSLGYFINPLVTIAFGVLVLKERLRVAQWTAVGVGALAVAVLSVAYGRLPWIALTLAFSFATYGLLKKKVGLSGLESLAAESAFMFPFALGYLVYLEVSGRGTFGHTVAGSYGWGHSGLLMLSGVVTAIPLLLFGASAVRVPLTVLGLLQYLAPVFQFLIGVAVFHESMPPARWAGFGLVWAALAVLTWDALRQVRTDRAARAAALPQPVPAETTQAAVTR; from the coding sequence ATGCCACAGACAGACCAGCAGGACAGCGGCCGAGGCCTCTGGTACGGCTTCGCGGCCTACGGCATCTGGGGGCTGTTCCCCCTCTTCTGGCCGCTACTGGAGCCCGGCGCCGCCGACGACATCCTGGCCAACCGGATGGTCTGGTCCCTCGTCGCGGTGGTCCTGCTGCTCGTCGCGCAGCGGCACTGGGGCTGGATACGCCCGCTGCTGCGCCAGCCCCGCCGGATCGCCATGCTGGCCTGCGCGGCCGCCGTCATCTCGGTCAACTGGGGCGTCTACATCTGGGCCGTCAACGCCGGCCACGTCGTCGAGACCAGCCTCGGCTACTTCATCAACCCCCTGGTCACCATCGCCTTCGGCGTCCTGGTGCTCAAGGAGCGGCTGCGCGTCGCGCAGTGGACGGCGGTGGGCGTCGGCGCCCTCGCCGTCGCCGTGCTGAGCGTCGCCTACGGGCGGCTGCCGTGGATCGCGCTGACCCTCGCGTTCTCCTTCGCCACCTACGGCCTGCTGAAGAAGAAGGTCGGGCTGAGCGGGCTGGAGAGCCTGGCGGCGGAGAGCGCCTTCATGTTCCCGTTTGCCCTCGGCTACCTGGTCTACCTGGAGGTCAGCGGGCGCGGCACCTTCGGGCACACGGTGGCCGGCTCGTACGGCTGGGGGCACTCCGGGCTGCTGATGCTCAGCGGGGTGGTCACCGCGATCCCGCTGCTGCTCTTCGGCGCCTCGGCCGTCCGGGTGCCGCTGACCGTGCTCGGGCTGCTGCAGTACCTGGCGCCGGTGTTCCAGTTCCTGATCGGGGTCGCCGTCTTCCACGAGTCGATGCCGCCCGCCCGCTGGGCCGGGTTCGGCCTGGTCTGGGCCGCGCTCGCGGTGCTCACCTGGGACGCGCTGCGCCAGGTGCGGACCGACCGCGCGGCGCGGGCCGCGGCGCTGCCGCAGCCCGTACCGGCGGAGACGACCCAGGCAGCCGTCACGCGCTGA
- a CDS encoding winged helix-turn-helix transcriptional regulator, which produces MEEVIADVVEEERPLLDRVPDVYDRDCPSRGVLEHVTSRWGVLVLVALRERGYRFSELRRRVSGVSEKMLAQTLQNLERDGLVLRVAHPVIPPRVDYSLTPLGQEAAEHVSALAHWVEARMCAVAEAREEYDGRPTAP; this is translated from the coding sequence ATGGAAGAGGTCATCGCCGACGTCGTCGAGGAGGAGCGGCCCCTGCTGGACCGGGTGCCCGACGTCTACGACCGCGACTGCCCCTCGCGCGGAGTGCTGGAGCACGTCACCAGCCGGTGGGGGGTGCTGGTGCTGGTGGCCCTGCGCGAGCGCGGGTACCGCTTCAGCGAACTGCGCCGCCGGGTGTCGGGCGTCAGCGAGAAGATGCTCGCGCAGACCCTGCAGAACCTGGAGCGGGACGGCTTGGTGCTGCGCGTGGCCCACCCCGTGATCCCGCCCAGGGTCGACTACAGCCTCACCCCGCTCGGGCAGGAGGCCGCCGAGCACGTCTCGGCGCTCGCGCACTGGGTGGAGGCGCGGATGTGCGCCGTCGCCGAGGCCCGCGAGGAGTACGACGGCCGGCCTACCGCTCCTTGA
- a CDS encoding DUF6011 domain-containing protein → MTSPDPAPLPAPLPDPLPGTDTARTLRTRVTCRRCHRPLHDPESRMLRLGPECRDPAERVARFDVDQDPLPGVG, encoded by the coding sequence ATGACGAGCCCCGACCCGGCCCCTCTTCCGGCCCCGCTCCCGGACCCGCTCCCCGGCACGGACACCGCGCGGACCCTCCGGACCCGGGTGACCTGCCGCCGCTGCCACCGGCCGCTGCACGACCCGGAGTCGCGGATGCTGCGGTTGGGGCCGGAGTGCCGCGACCCGGCGGAGCGGGTCGCCCGGTTCGACGTCGACCAGGACCCGCTGCCGGGCGTCGGGTAG